The genomic DNA ATTTGACATGAGCCACAAATCAGCGTCTTGCCCCCTTGAGGTTTCAGTGTAACAGCTACATATCCTACAATGccaattcatttattcattcacataGTTAAATCTTTCACACGAGGGGAACCAGATGtgttttctccccctctcctctttcccatGAAAGCAGCTGGGCTTTATCGAGCTGGCTCCAAAGGCCTGGATGGTGGAAACAACACACTCTATCAGCTTGTTAAATCTCCTTAAAGGCTCTCCCTCGGCAGAGAGAGTTTCCCAGAGTGAGACTTATTCCTGCACCCCTCAGAAGAATGTCTGATGAAACTGAGATACTAACATGAAAACAGCCAGAAATCTGAGCCGTTTCAGGGAGACAGCCGGAGCGATGAAAAACAAACGTGCCCCCGACGTGCGCCTGGTGGAGTCTGGCCACCAAAATCAGACACGTCGCCTAGCTCAGCGTTTCTGCTGATTAGAACCAGCGGTGCCTCCCCCgctccctcccactctcttctcctctcaccttcctctttcttcccctcatCTTCTCGTTTATTCTCTTCTTGTCCTgtaactcttttctttttactttctaTCCCCCCTTCCTATCACTCTGCCTTCCTCCCCTCTACTTTCTCCCTGGAACTCCCCCACACTCTCGTTCTGACTCCCTTCCACACTTTCATTTGTGAGCTGCTGGAAGACAACAGGGGATGAGGGGGTTGGGAGGGGGTTATTGAGCTCCAACAGCTGTTGTGAGTTATGGCTATCCAACTCCCCCCTAAGTGTGCCGTACACGTCAATTGTCGGTTTTAGACGGTGGTTTATTTACACACTTGCAGAAAACTATACATGGTGGACAGTTTTGAGTTGCCTCCCACATCGCCTCACTGTTTCCTCTCAGAAGTAGAATGACACAGGTAAACACATTCAGCTATAAAGTAGCCCTTTTCAAACCACTTCAAGAGAAGTCACTGAACTCTATTTTAGCTGTTGTAACAACATCTTCATCctgaaaaaaagttattttggtCACATACATAACTCAGATTCTCCACTCTGACCACCAGAGTTCTCTATATCCTAGTCCCAAATGTCCACCCTCAACCAAGCACACACTTTGATGCACACTTCCAATAAGTCCACAAGAGCTtagtgctgtttttctgtgacatttggCAAGAGCTTCAGAGCCCGATCATGAACCTTTCAAAACtttctgtaattattttacttttattgctTAAGGGAATTACTTCAAGCAAAGTCTGCATTCACAATTTACAGtgttcaaatgttaaaaacagTGATGACAACGgatgactgaaatgatgaaaaaaagacCCTAAGAGCAAGTGTATTAGGCTATTATTATATTCAGATAATGTATATTAAATTACATGTGAATTATGAGGAATACACTTTACTGGCCAAACAACTCCCTTTGTCCAAGTAGCATGAAAGTGCTGTCCAATTcctcataaaatattttggctCTCCTGcactcacacattttcactgagcACTCAGGAGATGTGAATTAAGTGCTTAGGAATTAGGGTGGACTCTGGGACTGGGACCATGCCAAAATCATGATATTCACTGACGTTACCGTTTCTTCTGTCACCCAGATCATCATCGGGGAGAGCTACAGGATCTACTTTCTGAACGAGGGGTCCAAGTCTTTTGTAGGGAACCCCTACATATCTGCTCTCTACAAGCAGGTGGGCGTGTTCATCTTCGGCTGTGCCATCAGCCAGTCCTTCACTGACATTGCCAAAGTGTCAGTGGGCCGCATGCGCCCTCACTTCCTCGATGTGTGCAAACCTGACTTCTCCACCATCAACTGCTCGCTGGGCTACATCACTGACTACCAGTGTCAGGGGCCAGAGAGCAAAGTTCAGGAGGCCAGGTAGTTGCCAAATATGGAAActtattttaaagtgttttcaaatacataaaatatttaaaatatattatttaagatgttttttttttttttcaagtttacATATGTATTTGTACTCATGTTGACAGCTTTTACATTGTAAGCTGCGGTACATTGCTGATGGTCTCTCATGCTTTTCTTCTCAGGAAGTCTTTCTTCTCTGGACATGCATCATTCTCCATGTACACCATGCTTTATCTGGTGGTGAGTTACTGAATTGGTTTTAACACGTACACTTTCTGTTGTGTGACTACACTTCATATTGAACACAAATTTCCCTCCCCAGATATTAAAAAGTTTCTATCTATATCAACTCACAACTCTGTCCATCTCACAGTTTTACCTGCAGTCTCGCTTCACCTGGCATGGAGCTCGCCTGCTGCGCCCCCTGACACAGTTCACCCTCATCATGATGTCTTTCTACACCGGCCTGTCCCGGGTCTCAGATCACAAGCACCACCCGACTGATGTCCTGGCGGGTTTTGTACAGGGAGCCTTGGTGGCCTACTGCATTGTGAGTGGTTCTGTTATGTTGTAATATTGTCGTCTTCTATATTGGATTAGTTCAGAAGTCATTAACAAGTTGATGTGTGGTTGA from Enoplosus armatus isolate fEnoArm2 chromosome 14, fEnoArm2.hap1, whole genome shotgun sequence includes the following:
- the LOC139296281 gene encoding phospholipid phosphatase 3-like isoform X2 is translated as MQRCLIYEKTMAAETRNGGSSLNNNNCKDHSRRKLLVGVDLFCLFLAGLPFLVIETSAVQPYRRGFYCDDESIKYPAKNGDTISDGVLSGAGILITILSIIIGESYRIYFLNEGSKSFVGNPYISALYKQVGVFIFGCAISQSFTDIAKVSVGRMRPHFLDVCKPDFSTINCSLGYITDYQCQGPESKVQEARKSFFSGHASFSMYTMLYLVFYLQSRFTWHGARLLRPLTQFTLIMMSFYTGLSRVSDHKHHPTDVLAGFVQGALVAYCIVFFVSDLFKPKGRRSNLSPTPVKKELVPPADIRERSNHLIMA
- the LOC139296281 gene encoding phospholipid phosphatase 3-like isoform X1 → MQRCLIYEKTMAAETRNGGSSLNNNNCKDHSRRKLLVGVDLFCLFLVLLVAVFLHKSPFPPYQRGFFCNDNSIRLSYKSSTVSNTVLTAVGVAVPVVSIIIGESYRIYFLNEGSKSFVGNPYISALYKQVGVFIFGCAISQSFTDIAKVSVGRMRPHFLDVCKPDFSTINCSLGYITDYQCQGPESKVQEARKSFFSGHASFSMYTMLYLVFYLQSRFTWHGARLLRPLTQFTLIMMSFYTGLSRVSDHKHHPTDVLAGFVQGALVAYCIVFFVSDLFKPKGRRSNLSPTPVKKELVPPADIRERSNHLIMA